A genomic stretch from Streptomyces venezuelae ATCC 10712 includes:
- a CDS encoding aminoglycoside phosphotransferase family protein, protein MNSAPQPLPARLAALAHAAAHRSGAPCGCAGGLVGVLADRDDGTVVRHGRLVVKAHAPGTDPEEHRARLALVAHPDVAGVFLPPLTSPAAPPAELDGRPVTVWPYGPPVDPADPDAAPWEEAARLLALLHRTPPPPGQAARLPAMRAPVKAALAVERMRRTAPGHPAAATVLAAWRSVLAHPAPGPRLLCHGDFHLGQLVRDTGPSATSPATTSPAATSPAAAPWRLIDMDDLGLGDPAWDLARPAAWFAAGILPPEIWSRFLGAYQEAGGPAVGADPWVQLDVPARALTVQTAALALAKSSAEGRPLDEVEDVMIDTCARIAGHRTDSGATAST, encoded by the coding sequence GTGAACTCCGCCCCTCAGCCCCTCCCCGCCCGTCTCGCCGCCCTCGCGCACGCCGCGGCCCACCGTTCCGGAGCGCCCTGCGGCTGCGCGGGCGGCCTGGTCGGGGTGCTCGCGGACCGGGACGACGGGACGGTCGTACGGCACGGGCGGCTGGTCGTGAAGGCGCACGCCCCCGGTACGGACCCCGAGGAGCACCGGGCGCGGCTGGCGCTGGTCGCCCACCCGGACGTCGCCGGGGTCTTCCTCCCGCCCCTCACCTCGCCCGCGGCCCCGCCCGCCGAGCTCGACGGCCGCCCCGTCACGGTGTGGCCGTACGGCCCGCCGGTGGACCCGGCCGACCCCGACGCCGCCCCCTGGGAGGAGGCGGCGAGGCTGCTGGCCCTGCTCCACCGCACCCCGCCGCCGCCCGGGCAGGCCGCCCGGCTCCCGGCGATGAGGGCGCCCGTGAAGGCGGCACTCGCCGTGGAGCGGATGCGCCGGACGGCGCCCGGGCACCCGGCCGCGGCGACCGTGCTCGCCGCCTGGAGGTCGGTCCTCGCGCACCCCGCCCCGGGCCCCCGCCTGCTCTGCCACGGCGACTTCCACCTGGGCCAACTGGTCCGCGACACCGGGCCCTCGGCCACCTCCCCTGCGACCACGTCTCCGGCAGCGACCTCCCCGGCCGCCGCGCCCTGGCGGCTCATCGACATGGACGACCTCGGGCTCGGCGACCCGGCCTGGGATCTGGCCCGCCCCGCCGCCTGGTTCGCGGCCGGAATCCTGCCCCCGGAGATCTGGTCCCGCTTCCTCGGCGCGTACCAGGAGGCGGGCGGTCCGGCCGTGGGCGCCGATCCCTGGGTCCAACTCGACGTCCCGGCCCGCGCCCTGACGGTCCAGACCGCCGCCCTGGCCCTCGCGAAGTCGTCGGCGGAGGGCCGGCCGCTCGACGAGGTCGAGGACGTGATGATCGACACCTGCGCCCGTATCGCCGGGCATCGAACCGACTCGGGCGCCACGGCGTCCACGTAA
- a CDS encoding aminotransferase class IV — MKIWVNGGLHDAENALVSVLDHGLTVGDGVFETVKAERGETFALTLHLERLTRSARGLGLPDPDLDEVRRACAAVLDANPMELGRLRITYTGGLSPLGSERGDAGTSLVVGLGETGRRADSTAVVTVPWTRNERGALTGLKTTSYGENVVALARARERGATEALFANTVGQLCEGTGSNVFVVVGGRILTPPVSSGCLAGITRALVVRWTGAEETDLPLDVLETADEIFLTSTLRDVQAVHRVDSRELTPAPGPVTAKAMRIFDEHAARDRDPSLG, encoded by the coding sequence ATGAAAATCTGGGTCAACGGCGGGCTGCACGACGCGGAGAACGCCCTGGTCTCCGTACTGGACCACGGGCTGACCGTCGGCGACGGCGTCTTCGAGACGGTCAAGGCGGAGCGCGGCGAGACCTTCGCCCTCACCCTCCACCTGGAGCGCCTCACCCGCTCCGCCCGCGGCCTCGGCCTGCCCGACCCGGACCTCGACGAGGTCCGCCGCGCCTGCGCCGCCGTCCTCGACGCCAACCCGATGGAGCTCGGCCGGCTCCGCATCACGTACACCGGCGGCCTCTCCCCGCTCGGTTCGGAGCGCGGGGACGCCGGCACCAGCCTGGTCGTCGGGCTCGGGGAGACGGGCCGCCGCGCCGACTCCACCGCCGTGGTCACCGTGCCGTGGACCCGGAACGAGCGCGGCGCCCTCACCGGCCTCAAGACCACCTCGTACGGCGAGAACGTCGTCGCCCTGGCCCGGGCGCGGGAGCGGGGCGCCACCGAGGCCCTCTTCGCCAACACGGTGGGACAGCTCTGCGAGGGCACCGGCTCCAACGTCTTCGTCGTGGTCGGCGGCCGGATCCTCACCCCGCCCGTCTCCTCCGGCTGTCTGGCGGGCATCACCCGCGCCCTCGTCGTCCGGTGGACCGGGGCCGAGGAGACGGACCTGCCGCTGGACGTGCTGGAGACCGCCGACGAGATCTTCCTGACCTCGACCCTCCGCGACGTGCAGGCCGTGCACCGGGTCGACTCCCGTGAGCTGACGCCGGCGCCCGGCCCGGTCACCGCGAAGGCCATGCGGATCTTCGACGAGCACGCGGCTCGGGACCGCGACCCGAGCCTGGGGTAA
- a CDS encoding chorismate-binding protein codes for MHDLAPLARFGGLVATDLRDVTHDPEALDSTGFWAICADFEGRLTCARFGDVRPDPVPAPVPGAWRGPAAGDWTSSLDRAAYTAGVRRVREHIARGEVYQANLCRVLTAPLPDPAAADVDALTALLARGNPAPYAGTIRLPAHGVEVATASPELYLRREGALISSGPIKGTGRTAADLLPKDHAENVMIVDLVRNDLGRVSETGSVAVPALCAIEEHPGLVHLVSTVTGLLREDAGWPELLDATFPPGSVTGAPKSSALRIIEALETAPRGPYCGGIGWVDADAGTAELAVGIRTFWIDRPEGVLRFGTGAGITWGSDPEREWEETELKASRLVAIASGAYESGALEASGKATSR; via the coding sequence GTGCACGACCTTGCTCCTCTGGCCCGCTTCGGCGGCCTCGTCGCGACCGACCTCCGGGACGTCACCCACGACCCCGAAGCCCTGGACTCCACCGGCTTCTGGGCCATCTGCGCCGACTTCGAAGGGCGCCTGACCTGCGCGCGCTTCGGCGACGTGCGGCCCGACCCCGTCCCCGCGCCCGTCCCGGGCGCCTGGCGCGGGCCCGCCGCCGGTGACTGGACGTCCTCCCTCGACCGCGCCGCGTACACCGCGGGCGTCCGGCGCGTGCGCGAGCACATCGCGCGCGGGGAGGTCTACCAGGCGAACCTCTGCCGGGTGCTGACCGCGCCGCTGCCGGATCCGGCCGCCGCCGACGTCGACGCCCTCACCGCGCTCCTCGCCCGGGGCAACCCGGCCCCCTACGCCGGAACGATCCGGCTGCCCGCGCACGGCGTGGAGGTCGCCACCGCGTCCCCCGAGCTCTATCTGCGCAGGGAAGGGGCCCTGATCTCCTCCGGCCCCATCAAGGGGACCGGCCGCACCGCCGCCGACCTCCTCCCCAAGGACCACGCGGAGAACGTGATGATCGTCGACCTGGTCCGCAACGACCTGGGACGCGTCAGCGAGACCGGCTCCGTCGCCGTCCCCGCCCTCTGCGCGATCGAGGAGCACCCCGGCCTCGTCCACCTGGTCTCCACGGTGACCGGTCTGCTGCGCGAGGACGCCGGCTGGCCCGAGCTGCTCGACGCCACCTTCCCGCCCGGTTCCGTCACCGGCGCCCCCAAGTCCAGCGCCCTGCGGATCATCGAGGCCTTGGAGACCGCACCCCGCGGCCCCTACTGCGGAGGCATCGGCTGGGTCGACGCCGACGCGGGCACCGCGGAGCTGGCCGTCGGGATAAGGACCTTCTGGATCGACCGCCCCGAGGGCGTGCTCCGGTTCGGCACCGGCGCCGGGATCACCTGGGGCTCCGACCCGGAGCGGGAGTGGGAGGAGACCGAGCTGAAGGCGTCCCGGCTGGTCGCGATAGCGTCGGGCGCCTACGAGTCAGGCGCCCTTGAGGCGAGCGGAAAGGCCACTTCTCGATGA
- a CDS encoding DsbA family protein — translation MSDSTTAPASPVVLEAWFDLQCPDCFQALDDVRALREKYGDRLDVQLRHFPLAKHKHAYAAAQAAEEACEQGKGWPYAEALLARTAELGERGEPVLMEVATELGLDAEEFDTALIDGRHLLTVDADEAEGKAIKVTGTPTYVIGGERLDGGQSQDGLRGRIEEIADRLLRG, via the coding sequence ATGAGCGACTCCACCACCGCACCCGCCTCCCCCGTCGTCCTCGAGGCGTGGTTCGACCTCCAGTGCCCCGACTGCTTCCAGGCCCTCGACGACGTCCGCGCGCTCCGCGAGAAGTACGGCGACCGGCTCGACGTACAGCTGCGCCACTTCCCGCTCGCGAAGCACAAGCACGCGTACGCCGCCGCGCAGGCCGCCGAGGAGGCCTGCGAGCAGGGCAAGGGCTGGCCGTACGCGGAGGCGCTGCTGGCCAGGACCGCCGAGCTCGGCGAGCGGGGCGAGCCGGTCCTCATGGAGGTCGCGACCGAACTCGGCCTGGACGCCGAGGAGTTCGACACCGCCCTGATCGACGGCCGGCACCTGCTGACCGTCGACGCGGACGAGGCCGAGGGCAAGGCGATCAAGGTCACCGGCACGCCGACCTACGTCATCGGCGGCGAGCGCCTCGACGGCGGCCAGAGCCAGGACGGACTGCGCGGGCGGATCGAGGAGATCGCCGACCGCCTGCTGCGCGGCTGA
- a CDS encoding zf-TFIIB domain-containing protein — protein MQCPKCHAAMHTYNRNGVQIEQCSGCRGIFLDYGELEALTRLESQWVQQAPPAPPAPQAYPAAQPAAPAWGAPHHGGHHGGGHYRQRGFGRMLFSS, from the coding sequence ATGCAGTGTCCCAAGTGTCACGCGGCCATGCACACGTACAACCGCAACGGTGTCCAGATCGAGCAGTGCAGCGGCTGCCGCGGGATATTCCTGGACTACGGCGAGCTGGAGGCCCTGACCCGCCTGGAGTCCCAGTGGGTCCAGCAGGCCCCGCCCGCGCCGCCGGCCCCGCAGGCCTACCCGGCCGCGCAGCCCGCCGCTCCCGCCTGGGGCGCCCCGCACCACGGCGGTCACCACGGCGGCGGTCACTACCGCCAGCGCGGTTTCGGCCGCATGCTCTTCTCCTCCTGA
- a CDS encoding GNAT family N-acetyltransferase: MTTTLRPAEPLQQTPDGGRSRTYDVCVNSRRVGSVHLSTDPGFGAASGVIGRLRVDEPDRGRGRGTVAALASEEVLRGWGCVEVQVSVPADAEAALRMVRSLGYTERSRNMVKELPAEQPLLPEGVEIRPMTGAEYAAWEVRAKEGFARSWIDRGVPEDQARAKAESSHARYLPEGLDTPGVAIHVVVRDGRPAGFLWTGRIELEPGLWAGFVYDIEVDEAQRGHGYGRALMLLAERVAWEAGETLLGLHVFAGNTPAIRLYESLGYRTTYVNSAKELR, translated from the coding sequence ATGACCACCACCCTGCGGCCGGCCGAGCCGCTTCAGCAGACGCCCGACGGCGGACGTTCCCGTACCTACGACGTCTGTGTGAACAGCCGCCGCGTCGGTTCCGTCCACCTCTCGACCGACCCGGGCTTCGGCGCCGCCTCCGGCGTGATCGGCCGGCTCCGGGTCGACGAGCCGGACCGAGGACGGGGCAGGGGCACGGTCGCGGCGCTCGCCTCCGAGGAGGTGCTGCGCGGCTGGGGCTGCGTCGAGGTGCAGGTCTCGGTGCCCGCCGACGCCGAGGCGGCGCTGCGGATGGTCCGCTCGCTCGGCTACACCGAGCGCAGCCGGAACATGGTGAAGGAGCTGCCCGCCGAGCAGCCGCTCCTGCCGGAGGGCGTCGAGATCCGTCCGATGACCGGCGCCGAGTACGCGGCCTGGGAGGTACGGGCCAAGGAGGGCTTCGCGCGGAGCTGGATCGACCGCGGCGTCCCCGAGGACCAGGCCCGCGCCAAGGCCGAGAGCAGCCACGCCCGGTACCTCCCGGAGGGGCTCGACACCCCCGGGGTCGCGATCCACGTCGTGGTCAGGGACGGGCGGCCCGCGGGTTTCCTCTGGACCGGCCGGATCGAGCTGGAGCCGGGTCTGTGGGCGGGCTTCGTGTACGACATCGAGGTCGACGAGGCGCAGCGCGGCCACGGCTACGGCCGGGCGCTGATGCTGCTCGCCGAGCGGGTCGCGTGGGAGGCCGGGGAGACCCTGCTCGGACTGCACGTCTTCGCGGGCAACACCCCGGCGATCCGGCTCTACGAGTCCCTCGGCTACCGCACGACCTACGTCAACAGCGCGAAGGAACTGCGGTAG
- a CDS encoding CGNR zinc finger domain-containing protein gives MLIPHDTRIALDTVVDLMNTAPQGDRPDELADIEGLQTFVHAHKISDVGDLGPADLRAVRLVREKFAAVFSAPEARIAAPLINQLVAGAGTTPQLTDHDGYDWHVHYFAPGASVADHLAADCGMALAFIVVAGEQERLRRCEAPDCGRAFVDLSRNRSRRYCDSRTCGNRLHVAAYRARRKEAAG, from the coding sequence GTGCTGATCCCCCACGACACCCGGATCGCCCTCGACACCGTCGTCGATCTGATGAACACCGCGCCCCAGGGCGACCGGCCCGACGAGCTCGCGGACATCGAGGGGCTGCAGACCTTCGTCCACGCGCACAAGATCAGCGACGTGGGCGACCTCGGCCCCGCCGACCTGCGGGCCGTCCGGCTGGTCCGCGAGAAGTTCGCGGCGGTCTTCTCCGCCCCCGAGGCCCGGATCGCGGCCCCGCTGATCAACCAGCTGGTGGCGGGTGCGGGCACCACGCCTCAGCTCACCGACCACGACGGCTACGACTGGCACGTGCACTACTTCGCGCCGGGCGCCTCGGTGGCGGACCACCTGGCGGCCGACTGCGGCATGGCGCTGGCGTTCATCGTGGTGGCCGGCGAGCAGGAGCGGCTGCGCCGCTGCGAGGCCCCGGACTGCGGCCGGGCCTTCGTCGACCTGTCCCGCAACCGCTCGCGCCGCTACTGCGACAGCCGCACCTGCGGAAACCGGCTGCACGTGGCCGCGTACCGGGCGCGCCGCAAGGAGGCCGCGGGCTGA
- a CDS encoding SsgA family sporulation/cell division regulator, which yields MNTTVSCELHLRLVVSSESSLPVPAGLRYDTADPYAVHATFHTGAEETVEWVFARDLLAEGLHRPTGTGDVRVWPSRSHGQGVVCIALSSPEGEALLEAPARALESFLKRTDAAVPPGTEHRHFDLDTELSHILADS from the coding sequence ATGAACACCACGGTCAGCTGCGAGCTGCACCTGCGCCTCGTTGTGTCGAGCGAGTCCTCACTGCCTGTACCCGCGGGCCTGCGGTATGACACGGCCGATCCGTATGCCGTGCACGCCACCTTCCACACCGGAGCCGAGGAGACGGTCGAGTGGGTCTTCGCCCGCGACCTTCTCGCCGAGGGGCTGCACCGGCCCACCGGCACGGGCGACGTCCGCGTCTGGCCGTCACGTAGTCACGGCCAGGGAGTCGTCTGCATCGCGCTGAGCTCCCCCGAGGGAGAAGCCCTGCTCGAGGCCCCGGCGAGGGCCCTGGAGTCGTTCCTGAAGCGGACCGACGCCGCCGTGCCACCGGGCACCGAGCACCGGCACTTCGACCTCGATACGGAGCTCTCCCACATCCTGGCCGACAGCTGA